The genomic region AGTTACCAACTCAAAGGAAAAACAGATCTTTTTAGCTACAACAGATTAGGTACTGATTTTTAATCACATATGTCTTAGAGTCAGCCGCCATCCACGAGCTttgaccaaaataaaataaaaacatgtaATTACTATTACAAAAGGCCTCCAATGGCGAATCCCACTATGTCTTTTTGTTCAACGGTCAAACTTCCCCTTCACTTTCCCAGAAACTCCCTAAGCCTTGTCTGATACGTGAGCCGTGACCATCTTCTCTTCTTCCTCGCCATATATTAGTCTTTGCCTCTCTTTTCTCATAaaattttcttctctcttttaATGGCTTCTTCTTACGATACATCGGCCAATTCCTTCCCTCAAAACGCTTTTGGTTTCTCCACCCATCCCTTCATGACCACATCTTTCTCCGATCTTCTCGCTTCCGGCACCACCGACGACGATAACCCTTCTTCTGCCGTTAACCATGGTAAACGCGGTGGTGGGTTGTCGTTGTCCGATCGGATTGCGGAGAGGACTGGTTCTGGTGTCCCTAAGTTTAAGTCGCTTCCTCCGCCTTCACTGCCTATATCTCCTCCTCCGGTCTCTCCTTCTTCGTACTTTGCTATCCCCCCCGGTCTCAGCCCCGCCGAGCTCTTGGACTCTCCTGTTCTGTTGAACGCTTCTAACGTAAGTATCTGTTTTTATGGCGgcttttttaattcattttgaaGCTTTTTTTGATTGATGGGTGTTTTTTTTTTACGTACAGATTCTGCCATCTCCTACAACTGGAACATTTCCAGCTCAAGCTTTCAATTGGAAACCCAGTTCTGGTAATAACCAGCAAAACGTCAAACGAGAAGACAAAAGCTACACTGATTTCTCTTTCCAAACCTTCCAATCATCAACCAACGCAAATCAAACTGTGTGTACTTCAACTCAAACGATTATCCTTGATCTTTGAAAATATAAAGGAAAGGATTTTTATGGAGTTTTTTTCCCAATTTGCAGGCGCAACAACAAGCATGGAGCTTCAAAGAGTCTGTAAAGGAAGACGATTTTTCCTCAGGGAAGAACATGGTGAAATCGGAATACAACCAGATGCAGAGCTTTTCCCCTGAGATAGCCAACATCCAAAACTGCCAATCGGATTACACCAATTACCAGCATCAACAATCTCAGTCTTTAAGAGTGAACCGAAAATCCGACGATGGATACAATTGGAGGAAATATGGACAAAAGCAAGTGAAAGGCAGTGAAAACCCCAGAAGTTACTACAAGTGCACGTACCCAAACTGCCCAACAAAGAAGAAAGTTGAGAGATCTTTAGACGGGCAGATAACTGAGATAGTTTACAAGGGCAGCCATAACCATCCTAAGCCTCAATCCACTAGgagatcatcatcttcttcttcctcttccatTGCTATTCAGGCTTCCAGTGCTGCCACCTCTGAGATCCCCGATCATTCGTTTATAAGCCATGGCAGTGGCCACATGGACTCAGCTGCAACACCGGAAAACTCCTCTATATCAGTTGGGGATGATGATTTCGATCGTGGTTCCCAGAAGAGTAAATCAGGGGGAGATGAGTTTGATGAAGACGAGCCCGACGCCAAAAGATGGTATGTTTTATTTAACTAAATTCTTGTCTAATACCTAACTACCTACCATTAATATTGTTTTTCCGTTCCTGCTGAACTAACATTAGTATTACCTTGTTTCCAGGAGGGGAGAAAGTGAAACAGAAGGAATTTCAGCACCTGGGAGTAGAACCGTGAGGGAACCAAGAGTTGTTGTTCAAACAACCAGTGACATTGATATTTTGGATGATGGTTATAGATGGAGAAAATATGGGCAAAAAGTGGTCAAAGGGAACCCAAATCCAAGGTAAATTTTCACCTTCATTAACCTGTTTATGTTGGATGTGTTGATGTTTTTATGCCCCCTTAAAAAGTGGATTCTGTTTCTCTGTCTGTCTTTTAATGGGAGAATGCTTCAAATGCTGAGGTGTTAGCTTTAAAGTGTCTTTAATGGTGAATGCTTTTTTGAGTACCTTTGTTTCTTTCTTTATTGGTTTTGGTGTTTAAGTTGTAATTTGGCAATGGTTACAGGAGCTACTACAAGTGTACACATCCGGGATGTCCGGTGAGAAAGCACGTCGAAAGAGCATCCCACGATCTTAAGGCGGTGATCACAACCTACGAAGGGAAGCACAACCATGACGTCCCAGCAGCTCGTGGCAGTGGCAGCCATTCCGTCAACAGACCTTTACTCGACAACAACAATAACAATGGGGCAATGACAATAAGGCCATCTCCACTTAACAATCCCATGAGCAACAACCAAGCTCTTCGGGGTTTGAGGCAATCGACAACCGAAGGCGAATCCCCTTTCATGCTAGAAATGTTTCAAGGCAACGGAAACTTGGGATTCTCGGGTTTCGGGAACTCGGGAGGGTCAATTATGAATCAACATGATGTAAACAACATGTTTTCAAGAACCAAGGAAGAACCAAGAGATGAAGCCTTCATTGAGTCCTTGctatattgaaattaaaatctACAAAAGGGAAGAAGAAATAGAACAGAAGAGagtcaaaaacaaaaacaaaaaccatAACCATAAGAATAATAAGGAGTTTGAGGTTCATTTCATTAATTGCATtcagtttgtttgtttgtttgttgtaTATTCCACTCCAAAATATTATTTGGTTTTGTATATGTAATTTAGAATGGGGGTAAGGTAATCTTATGTTATAGGAGCCTGTAAAAGtaaactatttttttattgttttgaggCCACTCTCTCCTTGCCTTGGGGTAGTCGACATCAACAACAATGCCTCAAAatcatttcccttttttttgTATCACACATGTTAGTGATCCATTTTCctttttattgaagaaaaatttgttgaatttttgagTTCCTTTCCTCCTTAGTAAGCTCTTCAACAAGCCCTAAAAACAAGTCCATTTTCATGCATTTATCCTTTTTACTTCTGACAAATTTAATCCAGACAATACTTGGCCATGGCCATGATATCCAGGGTTTTgatgtaataaaaaaataaatgggGGTACGTCAGGATATGATAGATAATTAGAAATGCAATCGTCATTGGTTACATGATCAAAATCTGAATAGAGAGGTTTGAAATGTCAAAAATGTGTAGCTGGAGGAGTTAGTCAAAGGTCAACTCGCGTTACaaattcaatattttcattcattcatacaGACAGACAGACAGGCAGCCATATATGGATGGCTCCATCCACAATGAATCTGAACAAGTGAGAAAAGGGCAAACTAGGACATTCACAAATTTcgttatttttaaagaaaaacgaTTGTCTCTTTTTGTATGCAATGTATGAACTGCCCAAAGGGGGTGGTGGGACATTTCCGTGGCTCACACGCTGCATTTAAAGACAAAGTTAAGTGATTGGCCCCTCCCTCACTCGCACCATGGCGCCACCCTAATATCAACAGCCACGCGGCTATCTTATTCACTCCTTCCTCAATCTCTTTCTTAAGATATTTTTTTCCCATAAATTATTTACTTCATCTCGGATATTCGATTTTCATTCATGCAAAtagaatatattttattattaatcatttaatttttaaagaatatttGCGACAAATAATTAATTACTGTTATTCACAGTGAATATCTTGATTTCAACTTAATTTTTTTCCATtctttattatatttaataattacacttcactttgcttaaatttaaatttgagtTATATCgaatttttaaacaaatattCTTTATCTATTAGATTCgactttaaatttttgtttaaaaattaatttttatatcattttatttGTTGAGTATTTTTGTGTATATGTCGCCTCTCATAGGAGTCAAATTCTATATTATAGCACATTTTTATGATTTGACGTATTAGTATTAGGTAAACTCAATGCAAGTCAACACATATTCTACTATAAGATGAACACGTGTTTATTGAGTAGGGGTTTGCCTATACGATGATGCAAATCCATACAAGCGAATTGTATATTAACAAGTTGAATATGCCGATCAGGCTGTGGGTCAATATGAGAATTAGATAGAGGTGAATACCATAACACTACTTAATAGGTTTGGttctttaaataaaatattaaacatagttttcatgaaaatatatataataattattgaGAAATGGGTAAATGCAGAGTGAGATCCTAACCATTTCCAAACTTTTTAGGTCAAGTCTTTGCTTAGCTTTAAGAAAGCAGAAGAAGACTATGAAAAAGTAATGACCAATGCCCATTTGCTCACTCCCCATTGGCTTCCATGCTTTTGGAATGTTCATGCTTGAGGGAAAAACAAAAGTGTCCCAAataaattattactattattaattaaatagcaTCCTAAGATCTTTCTTAAATTTACTATAATCTGAATAAAAATACTATATTAAATCAAATCAAACCaagacaattttattttatttatttaatttataattaattttatttttatactgtaaaattaaatattttatattttaaaataaaataattatataaaatgatttcaaaataatatatgtaagagctattgattattatttttacttactTGAGAATgtaatttttagaaatatttataaaaatgattTTGAAACTGTATTAAATAATATCCAATAACCATAAGCAaaatcaattttataaaaattaaaattggtctcacatatatatatatatgtgtgagaaAATCATAAATATAGAATATTAACGTGTGTTTAAAAAtagcatataataaataatgaaacgtaTGGTCTAAAATtgattaataataacacatgaaatttgtatgatattaaaaattttaaataatagatTAAATTGTTCATCATTGTGTTGTTGTCATCTACCTTGAATCAAGATTGAGTTAGTGACAGAACTcaatcaaatatattattaatacattttaacaTATACAATCAATGAAAGTAATAAAGtgtacataataaaattaaaatgtataaaaatattaaaataaagctttAATTTAGTGGTAAATTAAAGGGTTTACTAGTGAAATTTGTTTGGGTTCAAATCACatcatatgtatatttttattgtttttttaaataaaagactaaaatactctctaataatataacttatgttAAATACAAAATGACACTTTCGTAATTTTTCTAATCAAGTTGGTGACCCAATTGAGAGTGACACCAACTCAAAACATTGGTATAAAAAACTCAAAACATAAAATTAGTATAAAAAACCAAAAATTGAACTAGATCGAACCAAATTATAATGAACTATTcaataaattcaaaaaatttgGTTGAATCGAACTAAACTCGGCCCTAAATGTATGTTTCTTCTCATTCTTAATTTTACATTtgcaaataaaataaattaaaaaaccaGTCCCTGATTCAATTAATTCAAACGTTTCAACTGTcagattaataataattaaataattttttaaaatttcataaaaataataaaaatttaaaatatattaaaaactttaaaaaccgGTTAAATTGATTCAATTGTTGgatttatttttttttggtttctgattttttttatttgtttcgaGTGATTTGCTCTAAGGTTGATTCTACCTGTTTTGTTCAGATTAATATATCGACCTATTCTCAATCCAACCAATTTGACTGGTTTGGATTCAAATAACATAGTCTTTAACGAGTGATCCAAAATAAATCTGATAATGGGTTGGACTAGGCTAATGCAAAATTTTTTGCCGCTATTTTTGTTTGGGCCCAGTTTGACCCAAAAATGAGCTTAAAATTCTATCCAAGCTCGAATTTGGGCCGCCCGCATTAGAAaaagtttagattatttttatataaaaatagttttaaaaaatataatacatccaatacaataaaaatattaaaataaatgtttcctaataaactaaaaatagattaaaaacagttgttatacttaaataacactgaAATAATTGTAATTTAGCAAGtaaatgcttctaaaataatattaaaattaacaatACAATAAGaattatacaatatataaacAATGACagtataataataacaatatagtaGTGAAATGGTAGAAAAAGGAAAGTTTAGGTTGATCGAGCCGGACTGAGTAAAAAAATTTACTCGAGCCCGACCTATTTAAAAAACAAATCttatttttttatgtaaatttattttttaagtctatatttttactcaaattcTCTTATTTTCAAATAAAGTTTTAAGTATAGACAAGTGACTCCACCATGAAGAGTTGTAATCCGAACATGAGCATAATAAAGAGATGAAATTTGCAGGGAGAAAAAAAAGGGGAGGGGGAGGGGGAAGTGAAGAAAGATAAGTGTGACAAATCATAATGATCCACGCATAGGCAACGTGGACAGCCTACTGCCTAAAAGCTTTCCTACAGAAAAGTACACGTCAGGTTCCCACTTTACCCCCCTGCTATCCATTGTTTTCAACATCTCACCGTCAATAGAAAACTTGACTCCAATGGTGGACACTAGTTTTAAACCAACGGTACAATTAAATGAACACTTATCATTATTCAATTGGGTAGGATTTTAGAGTTTTTACGAAAAAAATCTATTACGAAAAtagatgaaaattaaattattcacTAAAATAAGTCATTTTGAGTCATAAAAAATATCGTTAATATGTCAGGTGATATTATCAACAAAAATAACATTTtagtaataaaaaatattttaatttcaaatggGTGTTGCCAAATAAGGGGTCAAGAACCCTTTTTCacatgcattttattttattttatagtttttataatttattttatttaataaaaaagctAAGtaactttaatttcataattttataatattttataattataatttttaatattgaaaataatgaccaaattgataaattttagtaaaattggtAAAAAAATATTAGGATAAACCACCTAAATAGTCACTTGAGTTTTTAGCGATTTCCTATTTTGgtcatcaaattttttttttgttaattcgTCGCACTCTTGTTAGGTTAATTTCCAAACAAAATATCAATGTAATACTCTTTTAagtggtataataacaaatttagccctaaTATTTTACACATCTATCaagttaattcaattttaaaaatttaatacatTTTGCCTTCAAAGATTTACACATTATCCTCGATCATTAttctaaatattcaaaatttataattataaaatattaaaattaaatataatattaaaaaataaaacaactcaaccattttttataaatattaaaaattcgtGATCAAAACAGAACTCGATAAAAAATTAAGTGACCATATAGATAAtttatcttaatatttttatatcaatttagtcattattttaaatatttaaaaaattataaatattaaatattaaaaatttatggaattaaaATAGCTTAgcctttttattaaataaaataaaattataaaaactgaAAAGTAAAAAAGTAAAAATGCATGgagaaaataacataaaaatatttcTTCAGttgtaattt from Gossypium arboreum isolate Shixiya-1 chromosome 1, ASM2569848v2, whole genome shotgun sequence harbors:
- the LOC108480157 gene encoding probable WRKY transcription factor 26: MASSYDTSANSFPQNAFGFSTHPFMTTSFSDLLASGTTDDDNPSSAVNHGKRGGGLSLSDRIAERTGSGVPKFKSLPPPSLPISPPPVSPSSYFAIPPGLSPAELLDSPVLLNASNILPSPTTGTFPAQAFNWKPSSGNNQQNVKREDKSYTDFSFQTFQSSTNANQTAQQQAWSFKESVKEDDFSSGKNMVKSEYNQMQSFSPEIANIQNCQSDYTNYQHQQSQSLRVNRKSDDGYNWRKYGQKQVKGSENPRSYYKCTYPNCPTKKKVERSLDGQITEIVYKGSHNHPKPQSTRRSSSSSSSSIAIQASSAATSEIPDHSFISHGSGHMDSAATPENSSISVGDDDFDRGSQKSKSGGDEFDEDEPDAKRWRGESETEGISAPGSRTVREPRVVVQTTSDIDILDDGYRWRKYGQKVVKGNPNPRSYYKCTHPGCPVRKHVERASHDLKAVITTYEGKHNHDVPAARGSGSHSVNRPLLDNNNNNGAMTIRPSPLNNPMSNNQALRGLRQSTTEGESPFMLEMFQGNGNLGFSGFGNSGGSIMNQHDVNNMFSRTKEEPRDEAFIESLLY